GTAAACACCTGATATTGAATCCAAATAGTAGGTTATCAAGGATGTTCTGATCGATCGCTAATGTGAAAAATAAGGCGAACACCTGAATCAGACTTTTCTTGTGCACATCTCGCGGATCGATCAACGTGGTCACAAGAATCTTTCCTCCTACATCTACCTCGCGCAGCGTCAACGTGACTGGAAAAACTTGATGCTGCTCTGGCGTCATCCCAATGGGTCTTGCCGGTCTGTTCCAGGTCACTCGATGATCGCGCACGCCAAGACGTTGACCGCGACGAAAATCCGTTGTCCGTGAATCGTGTTGCTCAAACACTACATCCACGCCCAGGCGCTGCAGCGTCGCTATGACGAAATAACTGCAGTAGAGCGCATCCGCGAGCAACACATCCCCGATGTAAAGCGTATGGAGCAACCCTCCGAACAGACTGAGCTCGCTGCTATTCGTGCGGAAAGCCGTGGCAGGTCATGGCGTGATCTCAGTGACCCGCCAGCATGGCGGCAATCTTTGCCATGTGCGATTCAGCTGTTTCTCGGACAGCTTCCTTGTCGGCTTCCAGATCTTTGCCTTCCCAGTGCAGATCGTCCTGCGGCAATTCATGCAGAAAGCGACTGGGCTGGTTGTTGTGTATTTCGCCATAGCGTTTGGTCTTGGATGACCAGGACAGTGTGAGCAATTCCTTGGCGCGGGTGATGCCCACGTACATCAGGCGTCGCTCTTCGTCGGCGCGGCCCTCGTCGATGACGCCGTCGTGCGGCAAGGTGCCTTCCTCGCAGCCCACGATAAACACAAAGCGAAATTCCAGTCCCTTCGCCGCATGCAAAGTCATCATGCGCAGCGTGTTGCCGGGTTCGTCGCGATCGGCATGATTGAGCAGTGCGAGTTGTGACGCCAGGTTGCCGACGCTGTGATTGCCTTTTTGCATGGCGCGGAACCAGTCCGCCAGTTCGCGCAGATTGCCAAGCCGGCGATCGCGCAGAGTGACGTCTGCCGTGCTTGCTGCAATATGCGCGGCATAGTTGGTACGGGTCAGCACGCGGTCCACCAGGTCGGCAGCGCTTTCGTGCATCGAGGCACTACGAAATTCATCCAGCAGATCGGAGAACGAGGCGAGTGCCGCGGCGGGGCGCGGGCTGAGCTGGCGCAGCACACTGTCGCTGCGGGTAGCTTCCAGCAGTGAGCAGTAGCGTATTTGTGCAATCTGCCCGAGCTTTTCCAGCGTCGCGGCACCGACTTCACGCTTGGGTACGTTCACCACGCGCAGGAATGCGGCGTCGTCACTGGGGTTGGTGAGCAGGCGCAAATAGCACAGCAGGTCCTTCACTTCGACGCGGTCGAGGAAGGACAAGGCGCCGGTGAGGTGATACGGCACGCGCGCCAGTCGTAGCGCTTTTTCCAGCGGACGTGCCTGGAAATTGCCGCGATAAAGGATCGCCATATCGTGCCAGCGTACCTTGTGCTTTTCGGCCAGGGTCACGGCCATGCCGGCGATGCGCTCGGCTTCGTGCTCGTTGTCCTTGCACTCGATCACGCGGATGGGCGCACCTTCCGGGTGCTCGCTCCACAGTTTTTTCGTGTGCAAATGGGGATTGTTGGCGATGAGCTGGTTGGCAGCGCGCAGGATGCGCTTGCCGCAGCGATAATTCTGTTCCAGCTTGATCACGCGAAGACTGGGCCAATCTTTGCCGAGCTGGTCGATGTTTTCCGGGTTGGCGCCGCGCCATGCATAGATCGACTGGTCGTCGTCGCCCACGCAGGTGAAATGCCCGCGATCGCCTGACAATGCTTTCAGCAGACGGTATTGCGCATCGTTAGTGTCTTGGTATTCGTCCACCAGTAAGTAGCGTAGGCGCTCGCGCCAGCCGTTGCGGCATTCCTCATCGCTTTCGAGAATGCGTAGCGGCAGGCGGATAAGGTCATCGAAGTCCACGGCGTTGAACGCGGTCAGCCGCTGCTGATACAGCTCATAAAGGGTGGCAGCGTCCAGTTCGCGCGGGCTGCGTGCGGCGACGAGCACTTCTTCTGGTGAAAGGCCGCTGTTCTTGGCCCGGCTGAGTAGGTTGCGGATGCCGAACAGCACGTCGGGCTTGGCACCTTTCGGTGCAAGTTCCTTCACGATGTTCTCGCTGTCGTCGGCGTCCAATACGGAAAAGCCACGGCGCAGGCCGGCGCGCGCGTGTTCCATTTGCAGGAACTTCAGGCCCAATGCGTGGAACGTGCACACGGTCAACGCCTGTGCATCCTCCGCACTAACCAGTTTGCCGACCCGCTCGCGCATTTCGCGCGCAGCCTTGTTGGTGAACGTGATCGCGGCGATCTTCGAGGCGGCCAGTTTGCGCCGTTGCACCAGGTGCGCAATCTTTTGCGTGATCACGGACGTCTTGCCGGAACCTGCGCCGGCGAGCACCAGCAGCGGGCTGTCGACATGTTCGACGGCGGCCAGTTGTTGGGGGTTGAGCATGCGTCGAGCAAAGCGTCATGCGCATAGGCGCGGTGCATGATGGTACCAGCGACGCGGCGCGAATGGCGTCTGATCTGCCTGGGACGGGACGAGGTATGAGTTGCCCGCAGACGGTTATCCGAGTCGCGACAAGGCGTTATCGGCAGCTTCTGCCAGAACATGGGCCAATGTTAGGAATCATTTCGGTTGGATGGGAGCCGAATGACGCAAAAATGGCAGTACCATGCAAAGTCATCTGCACGGTTGGGAGACCATGGCCAAGTTGTATTTCTCTATAAGGATCCATCCATGAGCAATCCGCTTTATTTTCCCGCCTGGCAGCGCCCGCACTGGCAGCCCAGCGATGAGGAAATCCTGGTGCAGTTCTACGTGTTCGGCGAATTCCAGCCGATCCGCGTGCCCTCTGCGCAGTACGGCAGCGACGGCCTACCGGAAGAAGTGGAGCTGACCAGTCATCATCACAGCGCATTGCGTGAGTGGGAAGGTTATCCCTTGAAAGGCGCGCTGGGCGATCTGTTCCAGAGCGATGCGCCGGAGGCGTTCGAGAAAGCCATGGCGGCGCCACAGGTATTGGTGCTGCGCGGGCGTTTCAAGGACAGCGCGGATACCGGCTATCTGCGCGATACGTTTGGTGTGCTGGCGGGCTTGCTCGACATCGGCGGCGTAGCCGTTCTCGATCCCCAGATACTCAGTTTGTTCAGCGCTGACGAGTGGCGCCAGCGTTATCTGATCAAGGATGGCGCACCCTTGCGCAATCACGTGCTGATCCTGCGCGACGAGGAAGACGATTCGGATCGCTTATGGATCCACACGCGCGGACTGCGCAAGTTTGGTCGGCCTGATATCAGCCTGCGCGATGTGCCAGCGCAAGAGATCGACCGCGCCGGTTCGCTATGCCAGCGATTGGTCGAGCTACAGGCCCTGGGTGCGCATTTCAAGGATGGGCAGTCGCTGGAAGTTGATGGCGTGTTTGGCGGAGTGACAGCGGAACTGGGCGGCGGATATGACGACCCGCGGTTCAACAATACGTATGTGGCGTTGCACTGGCCTTCCGAACCGTAGGTTGGGGTGCAAACCCCAACTTTGCCATTTCCATATGGATCGCCTGTTGGGGTTTGCACCCCAATCTACTTCTGACAGCGTGGACACCAGAACGTCGAGCGCTGTCCGATTAGCGCCTGTCGGATCGTCGCGCCGCACACCTTACATGGTTCGCTTTTCCGCCCATAAACAAACAACTCGCGGAAGAAATAACCCGGCGCACCGTCTGGATTGAGAAAGTCGCGCAAGGTGGTACCGCCGCGTTCAATGGCCCAGGCAAGAATGCGCTTCACCTCTGCGGCCAGGCGCTGGTAACGCTGG
The sequence above is a segment of the Dyella sp. M7H15-1 genome. Coding sequences within it:
- a CDS encoding UvrD-helicase domain-containing protein: MLNPQQLAAVEHVDSPLLVLAGAGSGKTSVITQKIAHLVQRRKLAASKIAAITFTNKAAREMRERVGKLVSAEDAQALTVCTFHALGLKFLQMEHARAGLRRGFSVLDADDSENIVKELAPKGAKPDVLFGIRNLLSRAKNSGLSPEEVLVAARSPRELDAATLYELYQQRLTAFNAVDFDDLIRLPLRILESDEECRNGWRERLRYLLVDEYQDTNDAQYRLLKALSGDRGHFTCVGDDDQSIYAWRGANPENIDQLGKDWPSLRVIKLEQNYRCGKRILRAANQLIANNPHLHTKKLWSEHPEGAPIRVIECKDNEHEAERIAGMAVTLAEKHKVRWHDMAILYRGNFQARPLEKALRLARVPYHLTGALSFLDRVEVKDLLCYLRLLTNPSDDAAFLRVVNVPKREVGAATLEKLGQIAQIRYCSLLEATRSDSVLRQLSPRPAAALASFSDLLDEFRSASMHESAADLVDRVLTRTNYAAHIAASTADVTLRDRRLGNLRELADWFRAMQKGNHSVGNLASQLALLNHADRDEPGNTLRMMTLHAAKGLEFRFVFIVGCEEGTLPHDGVIDEGRADEERRLMYVGITRAKELLTLSWSSKTKRYGEIHNNQPSRFLHELPQDDLHWEGKDLEADKEAVRETAESHMAKIAAMLAGH